TTAAAAACTTAACCAATTTTCAGCTAACCCATACTCTCGAAAAATCTCCTCCCAACGCTCCCTTGATCCCTGAAAAAATACTGTTGCCTCCTCCGCCGCAAACTTCTCATTCATCTCGGCATTATTAGAAAGATAGTTAAATGATCCCTTGATAGTCAACTCATCATCTTTGATAAGAATTTTCCGATGAGTTCCGGACAGCTCGATCATGTTGTTGTTAAAGTGATCAGGTAGGTTTACAAAGTAAAACTGCTGTCCATACTTCGATTTTAGGTCCCGCAATTTTAGAATTACCTCCTCATGATGGTCATTCCGACCATCGATTCCATAGAGAATGCAAACCTTTACCCCCCTTTCGAGGGCTTGCTCCAAATCAGGAAACAACCGCTCTGTGGCCTTGCGAATCCAAGGAGACTCAATCAGGATGGCTTTCTTTGCATTTCGGATTGCATTAAGAACGGCCTCTCTAATCTCAAAATTGACCAATTCTCTATATCCTTTTTTACCAGCCCCGGTCTTTTCTTTATTGACTTCCTGACGCTCTTTTTCAAATTCAGACTGATGTTTGAGGGCCAGCTTTGCAATGTCCTCATCGTAGAAGGCATTTGGCTGATCTCCCAGCCTTTCCTTTACGATCTTGACCTTGTCTTTGAGTTCTTTCTCGCTGGATGTAAGAACTTTCCAGTAGATCTCTCCGCTGGGATTATCCTTTTCGGTGTAACCAAGTACGAAATGCTCCTCATAAAACAAGTCTCCCCAAAGAATACTCTGTTTGTTTTTTGCAAAGTCCACGAGTTCCTTGCCTTTATTTTCCATCTGGTACACCTGGCAAATATCTACCCAATGCTCATTGAGCCATTTGAACTCGGGACGATTCCCGTCAAAGATCCCGGTAAACTTAGTCTCAACCCTGATATTTTGGAATTCCCTGGAAAATTGGATCTCGCCGGTGGTTCCATCGATTACCAATTCGTAATCAACTGTTTCTGTAATGCTTATCCAGGCATTTCCATTGAGGATTTCTTCTCCTTTTGTATTCAGCCAATATGCACCTTCCTTCCCCAGATAGATAGCTCCATGGCGGGCCAATTCGTATAATTCGCGAAGGATAAAATAAGGAGGCTGGAGACCAAGAAAAGTTTTAATTTCATTTTCAGTATTCATCCCTGCCTGAATCAGTCTCAAAAGAATACTGTGGACCTGGCTGGTATCTTTTTCCGGTTTCCCAGCTGAAATGAGAGATAGTTTAACTTTGTAATATGGGAAGGCTATCTTTTGTAAGTAGTTCAGGGTGAAACGATCACCAAATTCACTATCAAACCTTCGGGCCATTTCCTTATCTGATAGCTGCTTCGGCCTGATGATTTGGGGATTCGACTTTTTGTCTGGTTTTTGTCCCTGGGGACGGTATTGCTTTTGCCGATATTTGCTTCCTTTAGCTCTGTTCTTATCCATGAGTCACCCCCTTTACAGAATTAATTGTTTTTCCACTTTCGTGAATTTCCTGGATTAAAAGCTGGATTGGAGCTTTAGATTTATCCTTATTCGGATTCATTCTGGGAGCATGTATTGTATTATGCACATCTCCAACAACAATCAGTACCTGTTTGACCCTTGAAAATGCCACATTGATTCGATTCGGAATTTCAAGGAATGCCAAATGGTCCTGGTAATGGCTACGAACGATATCAAAAATGATGATATCTTTCTCAAGGCCCTGAAATGAGTCAACTGTTGCAATGCTAACTCCCGTTTCGGCTGACTCAATATCTTCATCCAGAATAAGGCTTTTGAACTTGTTTTTTCTTCTAGCACTTGAGAAAAGGTTCTTAATTCTCCTTATTTGGGCCCCATATCCGGAGATTACCCCGATGGACAATTTCTCAATCCCAGGAATCGTGTCTAGTTCCAGTAACAAATCAATGATGATATCCGCATTGAATTCGTTGAATGAAGAGTGGCTATCTTTTTCCTTTTGATGGAAATTATCCGTACCTGTATCCAGCAGGTATAGTGGCCGTCGAATCATTCCTATTTGGACTGGTTGGCCCTTTTTCTCCTCTGCGGTTTTGATTTTTAGATTATGAGGTTCAGGCTCATAGAAATATTTAGATATAAGGTCACTTACAACTTCTGGCATCCTCCGTTGAATGTCAAGCGCTTCGACATAATCCTCAGGAGCTCCCCGGAACATCATTTCAAACAGGCTTGGGTGATCTTCATCCAGGTAAGTCTGGTCAGGGTTTTCAAGTAATTCTTCTTTGAATTCCTTGCTAACGTCTTTCAATAGTTGCTTGTTGGTTGTCACGATCGGCCTCAATTGCAAATGGTCACCGACCAGGACAATCTTCTTACCCATAGAAATGGGAACAAGTGATTCTGCTGGAGTCGCCTTTGCGGCCTCGTCCATGATCACATAATCAAAATCAAACTCAAATTTTGCATAAGCTCCCGAGGCGATATGGTTACTGGTTGCCCCGATGACATTGACGCTATCCACCATTTTTTCAACTAGGTCACTTTCCTCATTGAGATTACTCAACAGGCGGGTCCAATCCTTGCTGATCGACATAAGAGGGCCCAAATTGCCTTTTTCTGAAGCGTTGGAGATTTTTTCTCCAACTGCCGCTTCCAATACGGCCCGAGATGATGTCTTGTTCAGGAGGTCCTTATGCTTTTTAAATCGTTCGATCGCATTTTCAATGTTGGGCTTGATCTCTCGGTTCCAATCCTTCCCGGATTCTAACTCCTGGTAAATAAAGGCCAAGGCTGGATCAATATTTGCCTCTTTTTCAAGCTTTCCGATTTGAGCCCGGTGACTATCCATGGTCCGGTCGGCCCAGGTTCGGAGACTATGGTTGAGGGCGAATTTCTTGATTGAGGGTTGCTTAATTCTGTCTGGATTTCCAAGTCGAATGACAGGGAGTTTTGCCTTTGCGAGCTTTTGAAGAACATTATCTACAGCAAAATTGGATTGAGAAGTAACAAGAATCTTCGCCCGGGGATCAATTTGAACAATTTGGCGGATGGCCTCAACGATCACAGTGGTCTTTCCGGTCCCTGGAGGTCCCTGGATCATGGTAATTGGATCATTAAAGAGGATTTTCCGGACCGCTCTGTCCTGTGCATCATATAAAGTCAGAGGCTTATTACCTTCTCCGCGGCTGATCACTTTGGATAATTCAGCGAGCATAGGAAGATCTTCTGGCAGCATCTCAGGGTTAAAGATGTAAGCGCATAAATCTTTATTGTTGAAATCCCCATGTTTAAAAGCTTTGATCGCCTTCAATTGACGGGCAAATTGAACTTCCTGTTTGGAAACGTCTTCGCGAAGTTCACCATTCCGAAATTCAATACCTTCCGTACCCCTTCCCGAATCTCTAACAATAAGATTCATTTCTTTGCCTGAAAATCGAACTGCATTTCCGATAGAAATTGGCCGCCGATTTTTTTCCTCGGTTCCAGGGACAATCAATTCTACATCTTCCCGATTGGGATCAGTTGATTTCTGAATGAAATCATGAACATATTTCCAGTGTTTATTGGAAGGGAGGTCAAGTTTGAAGGTGATTTCACTTCCTTTTTGAGAAAACTCCTTATA
The Bacteroidia bacterium DNA segment above includes these coding regions:
- a CDS encoding AAA domain-containing protein; protein product: MPEIIQIGKYAIIRQLSERAHSWTFEVQHPESQKCFFCKVIKGLQPTEGAQRTFRDMARKLGRLNSPAINAPVDSGFDIELGHFFIVYPFLENQTSLESQIGKGPIVSKKEVLEIVQCWKILVHALSEAQSRRVFHKDIHPENIRIERDNQPVLIDFGLVDLARTLSKSGYELSHTVAFTAPEVIQKKEDPIEIRSDLYSLGLCMLNWMLGEDAFSADQNNERRLNDLGAVLVEALPLYPVNSLLEIVTKSIAINPRNRYPKYSDILVHLSSFQEALLIDRQFPAAVYLNEKPEFNLDDFFEELNEKGCMIHIDDEKYQDPGGFNPKAQVRFRLTTENFYAPKGFVEQNSLKLLYLKRRSELDEGNLRSYNFVRKNGIPLDFDFLQVNSINRYTDQWLDVATLFDHYFDEFSDRFSSVKLTERQKETLDFYTKLLEGELDYLRKNAFSVKYKEFSQKGSEITFKLDLPSNKHWKYVHDFIQKSTDPNREDVELIVPGTEEKNRRPISIGNAVRFSGKEMNLIVRDSGRGTEGIEFRNGELREDVSKQEVQFARQLKAIKAFKHGDFNNKDLCAYIFNPEMLPEDLPMLAELSKVISRGEGNKPLTLYDAQDRAVRKILFNDPITMIQGPPGTGKTTVIVEAIRQIVQIDPRAKILVTSQSNFAVDNVLQKLAKAKLPVIRLGNPDRIKQPSIKKFALNHSLRTWADRTMDSHRAQIGKLEKEANIDPALAFIYQELESGKDWNREIKPNIENAIERFKKHKDLLNKTSSRAVLEAAVGEKISNASEKGNLGPLMSISKDWTRLLSNLNEESDLVEKMVDSVNVIGATSNHIASGAYAKFEFDFDYVIMDEAAKATPAESLVPISMGKKIVLVGDHLQLRPIVTTNKQLLKDVSKEFKEELLENPDQTYLDEDHPSLFEMMFRGAPEDYVEALDIQRRMPEVVSDLISKYFYEPEPHNLKIKTAEEKKGQPVQIGMIRRPLYLLDTGTDNFHQKEKDSHSSFNEFNADIIIDLLLELDTIPGIEKLSIGVISGYGAQIRRIKNLFSSARRKNKFKSLILDEDIESAETGVSIATVDSFQGLEKDIIIFDIVRSHYQDHLAFLEIPNRINVAFSRVKQVLIVVGDVHNTIHAPRMNPNKDKSKAPIQLLIQEIHESGKTINSVKGVTHG
- a CDS encoding phospholipase D-like domain-containing protein — encoded protein: MDKNRAKGSKYRQKQYRPQGQKPDKKSNPQIIRPKQLSDKEMARRFDSEFGDRFTLNYLQKIAFPYYKVKLSLISAGKPEKDTSQVHSILLRLIQAGMNTENEIKTFLGLQPPYFILRELYELARHGAIYLGKEGAYWLNTKGEEILNGNAWISITETVDYELVIDGTTGEIQFSREFQNIRVETKFTGIFDGNRPEFKWLNEHWVDICQVYQMENKGKELVDFAKNKQSILWGDLFYEEHFVLGYTEKDNPSGEIYWKVLTSSEKELKDKVKIVKERLGDQPNAFYDEDIAKLALKHQSEFEKERQEVNKEKTGAGKKGYRELVNFEIREAVLNAIRNAKKAILIESPWIRKATERLFPDLEQALERGVKVCILYGIDGRNDHHEEVILKLRDLKSKYGQQFYFVNLPDHFNNNMIELSGTHRKILIKDDELTIKGSFNYLSNNAEMNEKFAAEEATVFFQGSRERWEEIFREYGLAENWLSF